TGCTAGtcccaggcttgcctgtaaggacCTGTGTGTTGGGTGGGATGGTAATGGGCCGGGGCTCTGCTGGtcccaggcttgcctgtaaggacCTGTGTGTTGGGTGGGATGGTAATGGGCCGGGGCTCTGCTGGtcccaggcttgcctgtaaggacCTGTGTGTTGGGTGGGATGGTAATGGGCCAGGGCTCTGCTAGtcccaggcttgcctgtaaggacCTGTGTGTTGGGTGGGATGGTAATGGGCCGGGGCTCTGCTGGtcccaggcttgcctgtaaggacCTGTGTGTTGGGTGGGATGGTAATGGAATGGGGCTCTGCTGGtcccaggcttgcctgtaaggacCTGTGTGTTGGGTGGGATGGTAATGGACCGGGGCTCTGCTAGTACCAGTCTTGCCTGTAAGGACCTGTGTGTTGGGTGGGATGGTAATGGACCGGGGCTCTGCTAGTTCCATTCTTGCCTGTAAGGAcctgtgtgttttggtgttttcAGGTGCCTGCCATCCCTGGGTTTTCCTGGGTCACACCCGGCCTCTCCTCTTCAGATATCGTGTACATCGGACTCAGGGATGTGGACCCTGGAGAGCAGTAAGTGCTTTTCAGATGCAGTATTACCATTTAATCATTTCATCTCATCCTGGTAAAACGTAATACTAATGTCCATGCATGTAAGCTGATTGCTGGAAGAAATGCAGAATCTGAAATGCACACTCACTCATAACTACAGTGTTATAATGGGGTTTTACATACtgagttttacatatatatatatatataaagaaccaTTCAAACTTGTGTGTCTCCTGGGCATGTGTGTATCCAGTATAATCGCAGTAATATACCCTTAGGCCTCATTCAACGCAGGCTTCAAAACTGGTCTGCAGTCCAGTACTTGCCTATGTGCAGGTTACTTGTGCTTGAAGAAACTGAACAGGCTAGGGCTGTGCGCTTCAGTTTTGTGAACAGGATCAGTGTTCAACAGGCAGTCTCAAAATGGAactgtgtgtttttattcatttttcctGTGTTCTATTTGTGCAGCCAAATTCTGAAGACCTGTGGAATAAAGTACTTCTCAATGAGAGAAATAGACAGAGTGGGGATTCAGAGAGTAATGGAAATGACCTTCGCTCATCTGCTAGAAAGGTACGGTAGATGACCGTAAACCATGCTAGTGGGTGTCaaattcaaatgaaaccatgtctACCTCTTTCAGAGCCAAGTAAATATACAGAGACAACCCGAACGTAAAGCATGTTTAAATAGAATTAAGAACAAACCATCTGGATGCCTTTTATTCAACCAGAGAAGTTTAAACTGTACATGCTTTCAAGGCAGCTTCCATCAGGTGTGTTTGCTGGCCTGCAGTTTGCACAGTGTTCTCTTCTCAAGACCTGGATTCTGTGTGCGTATCCCTGTTGGGGTATAGAGCAGGCCAGGTTCTCTAGTCTGGGTCTGCCTTTTTAATGTAAGGATAGTATAGACCTACCATGTTTTTAATGCAGTTGGTGCACAATAAATCTAATAGTGtgctgtgcattttgttttttactttctaGAAAGCAAAAACCAATCCATCTCAGCTTTGACATTGATGCGTTTGACCCCTCTCTGGCCCCTGCTACTGGAACCCCGGTGATGGGAGGATTGACGTACAGAGAAGGCATCTACATCAGTGAAGAGATTCACAACACAGGTAGGCTGCTTTAGCAATTCCTCCACCGACCCACCTGGGGCAAACGAAGACTCGCGAAAGCCTTTAACGACTTGTCCttgggtttaaaaaaatctttcaatTCATCGAGAATTCTGTGTTAAAGTGGAATACAATTTGCTTTACATTCTGTTTATTGCATTCATTTAGTAAAATGATAAAACTCGTCTGTTTGTAATGGTCCCTTTTGAGTACATGTCTGCATTCATAATTGCAAACGTTCAGCTAATGTGTTGTAAGAAATCAAGGTTTATTGCTcagaaataataattccagtgaTAAATCCAATGATACACAAGTACCCCCAGCGGAAGCCCCAAGCCTTGCCTGTGGAACCTGTCTCTGTCGGGTGCGATCGTGTTTTTAACACCTATGTCCAAATCCGCTCTATATAGGGGAAATAGCACCTTGAAAACCTGGATCTTCCACCCAGGTTCAGAGGGTACGTTCCACTTCCTGTTTTCCCAGACAGACATGGCTTTTGGCAGTGTGTGAGATTACAGTGGAGAGATAATTAAGGATTTATTGCTTCTTCCTATAACAAGAGAATTgtcggctcccgagtggcgcatccagtaaaggcgctcctcgcaggatgtgccctatagtctggagatcgcaggtttgagtccaggctatgtcacagctgaccgtgaccgagagttcctagggggcggcgcacaattggctgagcgctgcccgggtagggagggcttaggtcggcaggggaatccacggctcaccgcgcatcagcgacccctgtggccgatagggcgcctgtggctctgcagcggagccgccagatctgtgttgtcctccggcactataggtctggtggcattgctgtggatctgcagtgcgaaaaatgacggcttggaaggagcacgtttcggaggacgcgtgttccagcctccgtttcccgagtcggcggggggtttCGAGTGGTGAGccagggatacagataataattgggcatgctaaatttgggtgaaaaccggggtaaaaaaataattggcgaagactaaattaaaaaaaaaaaaaaaaaaaaaagagaattgtcAAATGGTcacaattaatacaatatttaaaatcttaCATATCCCCACTTTGAacctttcacaaacaaacaaacaaacaaggttcACACAAAAACTGTAACTATACTAGGTATAAAAACAGTATGTGCATGActtgtaacacatttttaaattgtgtgtaGACAAATTATTCCACCATAATAATGGTGATTTACTAAAGTAATAAAACTCAAAATTACCGCTCCCTTAACCCGATAATCCCAATATGTTTTTCATACAGAAATTCCCAATTTCCTTTATGTATAAATCATTAGCAGCGTGGAATATAAAATTCCGTCCTTCAAGAATCCAATATTCTAAACCATAAAAGTTTGCATGATTTCCAAAATGAAGGTCCAGTATAGGCGACAATGTTCTTCAATAGAACAGCAGTTTTCAATGGTCCCATTCACAGCTCCTTCTGTCCAGTCATCCACAGCACAGGAACAGCTTCATTATTCCTGAAACACAAGACCAGCATTCATTCTTTTGAGAATATCTGATTTCAATTGGACTCTAATGGAGCCCTTCCCTCTTTTTTGTGTAGTCATTTTTCTCCTCTGGGAATGCATAGGCTATTAAAGCAGTTTGTAACAGAGAAATTATACTCACTTCTTAATCCGGTGATCTGTTTAAGCCTGTATAGGCTTATTTATTCACAAGATCTCTACTGGTATTTAAGTGCAAACATGTTTGCAGCCCAATGCAACTAACACATATTTATAATCTATATAGCAGCTTATTTTCCTAGTAATTCTATGGTCCTGTAGAAAAATGCAAATAGAAAATAAAGTTAATGTTActcaacagcacacacacaaaaatagagTAAAAGGAAAAGTGTGTGTCTCAAATAAAACAGTAGACCTACCTGTGTCGGTTCCACTGAACTCGCCCTAATCAGTGTACTTGAACAGCGAAAGTGTTGCTCTCGATGCTGCATAGTGGAGAAGCACGAGCAACATGAGGTGGGTCAGAATGTACACTAGGTAAAGTCAAATCTGTATCAACCAACAACACACTAGACTGGCCTTTTAGACTAGTATCGACTACAGGCCGACCATAACAATCTCCATGTAAGTCTGACATCCCTATGGGATGTTCTCACCTGTCCCTTTGTTTTGCCTGAGATGATTTCATTCTTCCCTCAGTTCCTTGAGCGATCCTCTGGGCTCAGTGCAGTGAGGGAAACTGTGTCCTTCTTGGTGATAATTAAAACATGCATGTGGTATTCCCTGTTGCATATCATGATTGTGAGGTGGGGTTCTCTCACCCATAGCCTGCCTTACATCTTCTGGTACATAATATACTCTTTTCTGTTGCTACCGCTACAGGATGATTCATTTTATTAGCTGAATAGTAgtcctcagattttttttttttttttatgattgagGATCCCTTCAAAGGGTTTGTAATTGATCCTCTTGGccaaatataacaaaatatattctTGAAATTAAGTATCGCAATCTGCAAATATGTAGAGGGATCAGATGGTACATATGTGTATCCAGGCAACCACTTTTCCTATTGAGATTAAATCTACTTGTTCCAGGTCTGCTCTTTGATTATACGTGTGTGTATGAGGATTAGACTGTATGCTGTGCTCTGGAGAAGATGTGGACTCTTGACCACTCCTTTGTtagtctttgtttttgttgtaataaTGGCACTGACTGTTTATCTGCTTCTCCCATTCCAGGCCTGCTGTCTGCCATGGATCTGGTGGAAGTGAACCCCACACTGGGAGCCACGCGGGAGGCAGTGGAAGCGACTGCCAGCCTGGCTGTGGACGTGATTGCTGCATCTCTGGGTCAGACGAGAGAGGGAGCGCACATCTCCATGGACAAGCTGCCATTGGCCAGCACCACCTACGAATCAGACGTCGAACAGGAAATTAGACTCTGAGactccgctctctctctctctctctctgaccgtCGCCCAGCACCACCTACGAACTGGACAACGAGCAGAAAATCCGACAAAagactttctctctctctctctctctctcgctgcaaGCACATGCATTCCTCAGCTGCCAGAGGGCTCTTACTGACTGAATACTAAACTTGCTCTGGCAGTTTCTAAACCACAAAAAAGAACTTTGTAAGTTCACTGCACATTACAGATAACGTATTGCTGGTTTTTAATATctatatacagtcaattctcattaatacgaatttcaacaGACCAGCAAAAAATCTTATCAGTAATTTGTATTATCAGGATTCTAAAGCCAAAAGCAACCTGTCAGGTCTTACAGAAGTTACAGCAACACAAATCCAAtttaaattacagaacaatgaaaagtattcaacatttcaaagtactgtgcgcttttattgaaaatacggttgtaagtgaactttttaAGAGTATACGtagcaaatgaactgcacttgaaagccacaaaagcaaggcgtcctcaacatcagggcATTGAGCAAATCCGAAACATTGATGACTTGCATCCACTGTTGCTGTTTATAAGCCTGTGTGATTGTATCCCGTTTTTTAGAATATTGACAAAGTGTTTgtaggaatgttgaaatctgcagcaacatctttctgtttcttgtatggtggtgcattatccaccactttcaacacctccactttagTTTTTGTGGGAGCACTATGGCAACacgaaatgcatcataggatctatAGTCCCCAAACGgtactaaaatacagtacagaggtgcTAATGTGGGCacgttaatacatttcccaatatcctttataTTCAGCTGTTTGAACgagggtgttttttgttttattttcttctggaggaatccaaaataatttgcaataacaggaaattcatgttaaatgaatttgtattataagaagtaatttacaataacttTTTGCCTGGACCTTGTAGGAAATTCATCTAATCTGAGTTCGTTTTAACGAGACTTCACTGTATACTGAGTTGCTATTTTATGTATAATAATATTCAGAAGTTTAGAAAAACATTTAGGGTTATATTAACAACCTCTGTATAATGACTTTGAAATGTTAGGCATCTACctagaaaaaaatgatttgagtttgtttctgttttttaagttactctaaatgtttgtttgtttgttttggttttattatagGTACTAAATCATGTATATGATGCAGTGTAATAAATAAAAGCTGTATGGAATTCTACATGTTTAAtaattatctatctatatatcttcACGCCATTtcattggctcttgtaatgctgaaatttgcatatcctgatttccccataattctatagttactgctttctcccatcttaacttgaaagctacttgtatttatctatatatctgtatctatctataatattttgtttctgtaaTATCAGTCATACATATGTGACAAATTCTTCTATCTGCTAGTTCACTGGGTTAAAAGTGTGAAAAGGGGAATGGATTAAGATTGTAATTCAAATTTTACAATTCACTTGAACTATGCAAATAATCTGCCTCTGTTGTGTATATTCTCTGACAGAGAATCTATTCCAGCGTGCTTGTGATACACACCCACCTGCCCCAGCTGTTCCAGCGTGCCTGCGATACACACCCACCTGCCCCAGCATGCCTGCGATACACACCCACCTGCCCCAGCGTGCCTGCGATACACACCCACCTGCCCCAGCATGCCTGCGATACACACCCACCTGCCCCAGCGTGCCTGCGATACACACCCACCTGCCCCAGCTGTTCCAGCATGCTTGTGATACACACCCACCTGCCCCAGCATGCCTGCGATACACACCCACCTGCCCCAGCTGTTCCAGCGTGCCTGCGATACACCCCACCTGCCCCAGCGTGCCTGTGATACACACCCACCTGCCCCAGCGTGCCTGTGATACACACCCACCTGCCCCAGCGTACCTGTGATACACACCCACCTGCCCCAGCTGTTCCAGTGTTGCTGTGATGGACTAGAGTCTGCCCTATAGCTTTAATTCATGTTCCTATTACTGCCACTTATTACCACCCAACAAATAATCAGCTTTATGGGAGTCCCTTTTTCTCCACCcaatctgtaactgcagtgttttctgaaTACCCCTCAGTACAAGAATTATGGTATCCCGGACGGTGTGAAGCTGCTCGGATACTTGTTTAGAGCAGACATGTAGATTTGTTGACCTTAGCTGAAGGTTACCTGTTTTCagaagtgttttaaaacaaacaaaatgtacaaaaatagatATTGCCTCAAAGAGCTGCATGAGCATGGTGGGAACCAAAGGCTTTGTTTTGTAAACTACCTCCTACAGAAGTGCAGATGGTGGGTCAGTGCTGGTTCTCATGTGAGAGCAATGAAGCTGTGAGAAACACGTGGGACTGCAGCCAACACCATCTGGAGATAACACCACTGACTACGTGAGGACTGAATATCAATTCGAAGGGATAAGAAAAAAAGGGGGCCACTGTCGTGATCGCTGATGAATACTGTGCCTATAGTCTCCCAAACCCTGATGAGCACTAATGCTTGACTCCCTAATGTTGCCTTGGAAAAGGAAGCTCAAAATAGCGCTAATCTGTGTCTGCAACCAGCCCTATATCTCTGGAGATTGGTGGCCATGTTATAAAATGTATCAATAGCCAGAGGGTGAGAGTTTTCAGTGTTTAAAGGGAATGCTTTATGAGAACGATCagaaattgtgcatttttttgttctcccatcatttatttattgcatttatatagcgcttttcatagaaAAGTATCaaacagcactgtacagtacattgcaaaacgcatttacatttacacaacacaTTTGTATAAAGGTCAGCAGGCATGTCAACATATTAAAcagcatatttaaataacaatatattcaaaaataatgttaaaaagcagcaatttaaaagttacattaaacccactaagataagaaagctgtTTTATTTCAGTCTTAACTTAAACTgcaacagtcccagcttccctgacgaaAGAAGGGAGTGCATTCCATAATATAGGGGCTCTGCATGAAGAAGCCCTTCCTCCCTTGTtcattttgttgaccctaggattAACTAGAAGCctcgcatcctgtgatctaagagtgcgaGGTGGATGATACgtggtcagtaactcctgcaaataactaggtgctaatccatctAGGGCTTTAcaggttaacagcaaaatcttaaactcaattctatactgcacaggaagccagtgtaaggaAGCTAAAACAggtgtaatatgttcacttttcctggttttagtcagaattctagcagcggtattctaaACGAGCTGTAAGTGAGGCAGCACACCTTTTGGGATACTGTACCAGagagaagtgcattacagtaatcaattctaaattaaacaaaggcatgcattagtctctcggcatcagatacggaaataattggtctaagtatTTCACAAATGGTACCTTTGTAACTTCCCAAAtataagtctcaaatgatagatcaggatcaaagatccATCCATACAtcatcattaaccgcttactcctttacagggtcgcggtgagccggagcctaacccggcatacacagggctcaaggcgagactacaccctggacgggacgccagtcaggatcaaagatgacccccacatTTTTCATTTCTAATTTAAGATTTAATGAAGGATTActagggtcgagctcatgtaattccacattttttagttggttctgtgagcccactagcataacaaAGCATCACAAAggcacacacacattttcaaatcaatccaaCAAGTTGTAAGAATCACAAGCTTTCGTTGAAACACATATCCATACAAGAAGTTTTACTGAAACAGTCGcaaacaaaagtattggcaccctacacttaatagaAGATAACATgtgaaatacaagcatttagtgaacattagctaCTAAtttatgacaaagaccaaaatacaccacTTCTGTTAGTTTAATGATAGCATATCACTGTGAATGGAAAATGTGAAGTACTATCCACATTGCGCACCAAACTCGTCCAGTACCATCAGTGTTTATTAGTCTGCCACTGTACTGTTTTAATACTTCATGTATGGATGTGTTTCAACAAAACCGATTGACTTGAAAATATGTATGCGCCTTCGTAATGGTGGGAGAACAAAAATGGTGGGAGAATTGTTATTATAAAGCGTTCCCTTTAAACTTCCAGTCTCTAGCTATTGATAGCTATCATGCTCCCTTGCAAGTGCATCGGTGCTGTATGGTTTGCTGTGTTAGGGAAAAACAAGTCGTACTTATCAAGTAGTTGCATTAACGATTTTACTTGATACCAGTTGTGCACCACTGTAATTCCCCTCACTAGATGGCATCACAGCTCCTACTAGTGCTGAGGTTTAACAACTTTCTTGGTCCTACCAAACTAGGCACCCTGACTGAGGACCCACTGCTTTGTTAGGTGTGTGATTTGAGAGATATTTCTGTATGTACTGCAGCCCCCGAAACCATTTCCAGGCCCCCAGTTTGGATACCCCACTTTAAGAGACTTGGCGATTAAAGTGTGCCAGGGACACAAAGTTTTTACACCTGGTAAAAGCGCAGTTGCAAGGCGTGTcgtacagcgcaggttcatgtcctggctgtgtgaagtaggctagtcttcgctggggactctgaagggagcgtcacattggctctggcgctcccgtgggttagggaagcaaaatcgGCAGGGGCTTTCTCCTCATCGCaatacagtgaaccctgctggccaggcgtccAGTGAGCTGCAGGgctgtcctccagaggtcggtagctcggagacatccgctctcgagttcctgggtgaaagagaaagctggcttggtcgtgggatcggaggatgcccaccgAACTGTCAGGACTTCAGAGCTGTGTGGGGAAACaattccaaactgggagaaaatcaggggtaaaataataattggacacactaaatacattttctttttttttgttaaattgagAATCTAAGACTGCATTTAATCACGTTTGCTATTTCTGTACACTTAAGTTCAACAAGGAAAATATGCACATTCATGATCTAAACAACAACCAATCTCTCAGTAGTGAATCTATTGATTGTGTCAGCAAATACGCCTCAGGCACATAAAAACCTTCACTAATCTGAAATGGAGCACAATGAAGCAGAGTACACTGCACTTAATGTCTGTCCCTGGTGTTGAAGATTAAGAGTTGAATTGCCTAGACTCGAGCACACATTTTGCTCAAAGTTGCTTCAGTTCCAGTTTGAAAACACGGTTTGAAATCTTCCATGATGATTCCAACTGTTTGCAAAAAATCATAATATTCAGATGCTCCTTCCAAAGGTGCCTACACAGACTTTGGTCCCAGTTTTAGCTCAGGAACTCTCTCTGGCTACTTCCAAGGTCCAGAGATTGGTCATACAGGAATGAAAGTCTCTAAAACAACGTCACTTCCGGAAGAACTTGAGGTAAACGACTGCTCCCAAGATGGCCAGCTCCATGATGATGATGACAGACAGCAGGAGCTTGTTTGTCATGAGTCTGGGGGGAGAACACAGTGAGCGTGCATTACAATCCAAGAACTCAACTCaaggggagggggaggcagtCTGGCTACTGAGAAAAGTGTTAGACAACCCCCTGATATGGAACATCTAATGCAAGGTACCATGTACTGCTGATCAGAATTCACAATGGAAGCAGATATAAAAGGATAGAGCTGTAGCACTGAGCATAACAATCTTACAGCACCCTatactatataattaactaaGAACAAAAACACCTtaatgtgatgtcatttccaCCCGATACAAACTATCagatgcaaatatatatatatacgaccTCATCGGGGttattagacatttttttttatgttctgcttggagttgtcttgcgaatgatcccGTCACAATGCAGAACACACCTTAACCGAGGCTGCTCTGAACAAGATCCGCTGTGTACttctgaaatgtaaataaattggatgattttatcattttatttaacgtctgcaatgtatttattaggttttttttttttttttttttttttttaaatagttaataGTTTAACACAATGaggctaccctggagaataatttcAACTAGTCTTGCTTTTATATTAAGGGATGATAACTAAATAAACATGGTCTATGGGTAGATTTGTAcacagctgttgttttttttattatagttttacataagatttataattgagtgGTTAAAGCTGTGGATTAACATACCctaaacacaatacagtacattccTTTCTTAAAGTAAGATAGCTTTCATTTCTATTCATACagtttcatacaatattaataaataaagaaataaactcaTCACATGGTTGATCATTATATTTGAAAGCATAGGCCTGCAATATATTTCTTACCGCATTaacattttttctttgttttttttatttccaaagtagcCTATTTGACACACATGGTGCtacctggagaataattcaaactagtctcactttgacatgaagggatgGTCGGATGTTCTGGTATTGGATCTTCTTCAGATCTGCTTcgggtaaagtgaatcttctgcatCGCGATGGGGTCGTTCGCAAGACAAAAGATTTTGGGGTTCTAAAAATGTCAACCCGATTCCGATGGGGTCGTATTTTGGCTTGGGGTCCTAACATTATATATTAGAAATGTAATATTGTGAATCCGGGGGGTGTGATATGAATGGTGCAATATGACCATATTGAAGCTCTATCGGTTGCTTTTCACATCAGCTTTACATTTATATTGGGCTGTTTGCCATCACACCGCCTGCTGAAAAGGACAATGGTATGTTTTGCACCTTGTAGCttatataggcagcagtgtggagtagtggttagggctctggttcaatcccaggtgggggacactgctgctgtaccctgtactttacctagattgctccagtaaaaaacaactataaatgggtaattgtatgtaaaaataatgtgtaaaaaataatgtaattatatgtaaaaatatcttgtaacaattgtaagtcgccctggataagggcgtctgttagaaataaataaataaataaatattaataaaggcatctgtcaaataaataaatacgtaaataataataataataataataataataataataataataggattgtttttgtgttaaaacagCACTCacctttaatgtatttattttgagccAACTGAAAGATTAATATGGTAAGCACAGAAGCTGGGTGTTGATCAGAGAAATATGTATTGCTAACCTGGATATATCTGCCATCACTGCATTAAGTGGTGAAACCTGACAGGTAACAGGCTTCACCAAGTGAGCTCATAACAAATACTGCAGGAGGCGAgggatttattacagtatttagtGAGCTGAAATACCAAGAAGTGCGAGACGAGAGGCAGCGGATTACCTCCTGGACATGGAGCGCAGGATCCTTCGGCTTCGACTGAGGTTTTCACCGGTGTGTATGAGCTGTGAACAAACAAGAGCAAAAAGCACAGCtgagacagcagcagcacacacagagagaagagCAGCCAGGAACTGCAGCAGCAGGAAAATTCAGGGTATGCAGGTTATCCAAGGACAAAGCTTTGAAGCCATGCCACCCTGAACACCCTAGTTGGTTACTGTAACCCGACTCAATTGTTGGGTAGGTCTTCTGACATCCAAAAATAGACAGGGAGGTGATGCAATACAATAATAATGGAATTGCTGGACATGTATCGTGGTCTTAAAGTGATCTATTTCTTTATATCTCTAGAATTGAGATCTACATTTTCCAAACATGAATGTTCTTGCTATATCCTACAAAGTGTGCTCTGTAACACCAATGTTGTTTCTGCTGAGATCATTATTtgtcatgcttactaactattcagGGCTGAGAAAGCTCCTCCGAGCTGATTTTGAGAGCCAGGGAGGCACTGAAGCGCACTGGTGAAGCGTATGCAACACTAATGTgcgaggagtcttttcagaagcagtggtTGAATAGTTTTTTGCATGACAAATGGTGATCAAAGTAGAAGCAGCAATAGAGAACTATGCAGAACAAGAATAATTGGATATTAAAtaggtaaaaaacaaaatattaagaaaatgtagaTAGCGC
The Acipenser ruthenus chromosome 18, fAciRut3.2 maternal haplotype, whole genome shotgun sequence DNA segment above includes these coding regions:
- the LOC117424457 gene encoding arginase, non-hepatic 1-like, which codes for MAVKMALRGSFLRLFKRQLESPVQEKKYAHSVAIIGAPFSKGQKRRGVEHGPRAVRDAGLFDRLSSLGCPVYDLGDLNFTHLANDDTYKRIPFPRTTGLASKMLADAVSGAVGAGHTCVTLGGDHSLGIGSVQGHSRQCPDLCLIWVDAHSDINTPLTSPSGNLHGQSVSFLLKELQDKVPAIPGFSWVTPGLSSSDIVYIGLRDVDPGEHQILKTCGIKYFSMREIDRVGIQRVMEMTFAHLLERKQKPIHLSFDIDAFDPSLAPATGTPVMGGLTYREGIYISEEIHNTGLLSAMDLVEVNPTLGATREAVEATASLAVDVIAASLGQTREGAHISMDKLPLASTTYESDVEQEIRL